In Janthinobacterium sp. 67, a genomic segment contains:
- a CDS encoding AAA family ATPase: protein MHISKLSLVNYRNFPNTKLLFQKGINTVIGENGSGKTNLFRAIRLLLDDNMIRSAYRLEHTDFHRGLGRWQGHWIIISLEFEEISADESVQALFRHGTGVIEEEANGKATYNLIFRPKKEIRLRLSQLNDGDQAGLDAILNPVTIDDYETIFTGRSEADFNDEAFYKDVVGDFANVRFNEEVEFRVIGAKIPNVLSVSKEISFTFVQALRDVVSEFHNNRTNPLFSLLKGKSGDIDPVAFQAITDGVKALNDSIEALPDVQVVRTDIRDTIKDAAGEAYSPSSLSIKSDLPDEADKLFQSLKLFVGESGESHEGPIHELSLGGANLIFLTLKLLEFKYQKAKQSIANFLLIEEPEAHIHTHIQKTLFDKLKYDDTQIIYSTHSTHISEVSNVQNVNILGREGDRCEAYQPAIGLNPEEIGNIQRYLDAVRSNLLFAKSVLLVEGDAEEILVPILIKNVLGVSFDELGISLINIRSTGFQNVAVLFDDARIRKRCSIVTDLDKSIIDTTPAAGDSEGLLRRKGKYQASQEKGVARKALLEDTFKDNGWVSPFFAPHTFEVDFIAAGNARKVVGILPDVYKDAPTIATAKAELESADIALFGQRALTMADNYGKGWFAILLGKKIDPQTAIPKYILDAIAFAHPVVTKEVWFNVLSYRVNYIDAEDIFTASAVFDDFRAKLLAFRNGDIDFVGIRNEMLATFPDDRINDVLAVF, encoded by the coding sequence ATGCATATATCCAAGCTCAGCCTGGTCAACTACCGGAACTTTCCCAACACGAAGCTGCTGTTCCAGAAGGGTATCAACACTGTCATCGGCGAAAATGGATCTGGCAAAACCAATCTCTTTCGCGCAATCAGATTGCTGCTTGATGACAACATGATTCGCTCTGCCTACCGGCTGGAGCATACCGACTTTCATCGCGGCCTAGGGCGCTGGCAGGGACATTGGATCATCATCAGTCTTGAGTTTGAGGAAATCTCTGCGGATGAATCAGTGCAGGCGCTCTTCCGACATGGGACGGGCGTAATTGAGGAAGAGGCGAACGGCAAGGCCACTTACAACCTGATCTTTCGTCCGAAGAAGGAAATCAGGCTGCGACTTTCTCAATTGAACGATGGTGATCAGGCAGGCCTCGACGCTATCCTGAACCCGGTCACCATCGACGACTATGAAACGATTTTCACAGGTCGGAGTGAAGCCGACTTCAACGACGAGGCCTTCTATAAGGATGTGGTCGGCGACTTCGCGAATGTTCGATTCAATGAAGAGGTTGAATTTCGTGTTATCGGCGCGAAGATTCCGAACGTGCTGTCCGTCTCCAAAGAAATTTCGTTCACTTTCGTCCAGGCGCTACGGGACGTCGTCTCCGAATTTCACAACAACCGGACAAATCCGCTCTTTTCGCTTCTGAAGGGCAAGAGCGGCGATATCGACCCCGTGGCGTTCCAGGCTATCACCGACGGGGTAAAGGCATTGAATGACTCCATCGAAGCGTTGCCAGACGTGCAGGTCGTCCGGACGGATATCAGAGACACCATCAAGGATGCGGCGGGTGAGGCGTATTCGCCGTCTTCTCTTTCTATCAAGTCGGATCTGCCAGACGAAGCTGACAAGTTGTTCCAGTCGCTCAAGCTGTTCGTTGGCGAATCGGGGGAGAGCCACGAAGGACCGATCCACGAGCTGAGCCTTGGTGGAGCAAACCTGATATTCCTCACGTTGAAACTGCTTGAATTCAAGTATCAAAAGGCTAAACAGTCGATCGCCAACTTTCTGCTTATCGAAGAGCCGGAAGCTCACATTCACACACATATCCAGAAAACACTGTTCGACAAGCTCAAATACGACGACACACAGATCATTTATTCGACCCATTCGACGCACATCTCTGAGGTCAGCAATGTTCAGAACGTGAACATCCTCGGCAGAGAAGGTGATCGTTGCGAGGCATACCAGCCTGCAATTGGCCTAAACCCAGAAGAGATCGGCAACATTCAACGCTACCTGGATGCTGTCCGTAGCAACTTGTTGTTTGCCAAGAGCGTCCTCTTAGTGGAGGGCGATGCAGAAGAAATTCTCGTTCCGATCCTGATCAAGAACGTGCTAGGCGTCAGCTTTGATGAACTCGGCATCAGTTTAATTAATATCCGCAGCACTGGATTTCAGAACGTCGCGGTTCTTTTCGATGATGCCCGAATCCGGAAGCGGTGCAGCATCGTCACCGACCTTGACAAGTCCATCATTGACACAACGCCGGCGGCGGGAGACTCCGAAGGGCTGCTCCGGCGCAAGGGCAAGTATCAGGCATCCCAGGAAAAAGGGGTCGCCAGGAAAGCGTTATTGGAAGACACCTTCAAAGATAACGGGTGGGTTTCTCCATTCTTTGCCCCCCATACCTTCGAGGTCGACTTCATTGCCGCCGGCAATGCGCGTAAGGTGGTCGGCATCCTTCCTGATGTCTACAAGGATGCACCAACCATCGCGACGGCCAAGGCGGAGCTCGAATCAGCGGACATCGCGTTGTTCGGTCAGCGCGCATTGACCATGGCGGACAACTACGGCAAGGGATGGTTTGCCATCTTGCTGGGAAAGAAGATCGATCCGCAGACCGCCATTCCGAAGTACATCTTGGACGCCATCGCTTTTGCGCATCCGGTGGTCACTAAGGAAGTCTGGTTTAACGTGCTGAGCTACCGCGTGAACTACATCGATGCAGAAGATATCTTCACTGCGTCTGCCGTATTCGACGACTTTAGGGCCAAGCTGCTGGCCTTCCGAAATGGAGACATCGACTTCGTCGGCATCCGAAACGAGATGCTTGCCACGTTCCCAGATGATCGCATCAACGATGTACTCGCGGTGTTCTGA